From Yersinia hibernica, a single genomic window includes:
- the deoB gene encoding phosphopentomutase, with translation MKRTFIMVLDSFGIGASADAKKFGDEGADTLGHIAEACARGEADVGRSGPLKLPNLSRLGLGKAAEESSGKFPVGLDKNADIIGAYGYASELSSGKDTPSGHWEIAGVPVLFDWGYFSDVENSFPQELLDKLVKRANLPGYLGNCHSSGTVILDQLGEEHMKTGKPIFYTSADSVFQIACHEETFGLDRLYELCEIAREELTEGGYNIGRVIARPFIGDKPGNFQRTGNRHDLAVEPPAPTMLKKLVDEKGGEVVSIGKIADIYAHVGITQKVKATGLDALFDATIAEMKKAGDNTIVFTNFVDFDSSYGHRRDVAGYAAALELFDRRLPELMALVQEDDILILTADHGCDPTWPGTDHTREHIPVLVYGPKVKPGSLGHRETFADIGQTVAKYFDLSPMDYGKNML, from the coding sequence ATGAAACGTACATTTATTATGGTATTAGACTCATTTGGTATTGGTGCCAGCGCTGATGCTAAGAAATTTGGCGACGAAGGGGCTGACACATTAGGCCATATCGCCGAGGCCTGTGCCCGTGGTGAAGCCGATGTTGGCCGTAGTGGCCCATTGAAACTGCCTAACCTCAGCCGCTTAGGGCTGGGTAAAGCTGCTGAAGAATCTAGCGGTAAATTCCCGGTAGGGTTGGATAAGAATGCCGATATCATTGGTGCTTATGGCTATGCCAGTGAGTTATCTTCTGGTAAAGATACGCCATCAGGTCACTGGGAAATTGCCGGTGTACCGGTGTTGTTCGACTGGGGCTATTTCAGTGATGTGGAAAACAGTTTCCCGCAAGAATTACTGGATAAACTGGTCAAACGCGCTAATTTACCGGGCTATTTGGGCAACTGCCACTCTTCTGGCACCGTCATCCTTGACCAACTGGGTGAAGAGCACATGAAAACCGGGAAACCGATTTTCTATACTTCTGCGGACTCAGTATTCCAAATTGCTTGCCATGAAGAGACTTTTGGCCTAGACCGCCTGTATGAGCTGTGTGAAATCGCCCGCGAAGAGTTGACGGAGGGCGGTTACAATATTGGCCGAGTGATTGCGCGCCCATTCATTGGTGATAAGCCGGGTAACTTCCAGCGCACCGGTAACCGCCATGACCTGGCTGTTGAGCCGCCAGCGCCAACCATGCTGAAAAAGCTGGTGGATGAGAAGGGCGGTGAAGTGGTTTCTATTGGTAAAATTGCCGATATCTACGCCCATGTCGGGATCACCCAGAAAGTGAAAGCCACTGGTCTGGACGCCCTGTTTGATGCCACCATTGCAGAGATGAAAAAAGCCGGTGACAACACCATCGTGTTCACTAACTTTGTTGATTTTGACTCTTCATATGGCCACCGTCGTGATGTCGCCGGTTATGCTGCTGCGCTGGAGTTGTTCGACCGCCGCTTGCCAGAATTGATGGCGCTGGTGCAGGAGGATGACATTCTGATCCTAACTGCTGACCATGGCTGTGACCCAACCTGGCCGGGCACTGACCATACTCGTGAGCATATTCCGGTCTTGGTTTATGGCCCGAAAGTGAAACCGGGTTCACTGGGGCATCGTGAGACGTTTGCGGATATCGGCCAGACGGTTGCCAAATATTTCGACCTCTCCCCAATGGATTACGGGAAGAATATGCTGTAA
- a CDS encoding zinc-binding alcohol dehydrogenase family protein, with amino-acid sequence MSMKAIAVNPQQPTDFIEISLDSLAPGPFDLLVEVKAASINPVDTKVHNGLKKNGLQQPRILGWDAAGVVVSVGEQVTGFRAGDEVWYAGDITRPGSNATQQLVDARIAAQKPRALNWAQAAALPLTALTAWEALFEHLKIQQASAGQNLLIIGGAGGVGSLAIPLAALRSPVKVIATASRPESATWCLERGADLTVDYRDLKAQLAKEGIDKVDYILCLNDTDGHWPAISELIAPLGQICTIVENEKPLDQNQLKLKSAALHWEFMFTRSMFSTPDIAQQGEILKQVSQLVDEGKLHGTLSETLHGLTVENLQAAHAQVAGGHMQGKIVIAY; translated from the coding sequence ATGTCAATGAAAGCCATTGCGGTAAACCCACAACAACCAACTGATTTTATTGAAATCAGCTTAGATTCCCTTGCGCCAGGCCCATTTGATTTACTGGTTGAGGTTAAAGCCGCCTCCATCAATCCGGTTGATACCAAGGTGCATAACGGCCTGAAAAAAAATGGTTTGCAACAGCCGCGTATTCTCGGTTGGGATGCCGCGGGTGTGGTGGTCAGTGTCGGCGAGCAAGTCACCGGTTTTCGTGCCGGTGATGAGGTTTGGTATGCCGGTGATATCACTCGCCCCGGCAGCAACGCCACCCAGCAGTTGGTCGATGCGCGTATCGCCGCCCAAAAACCGCGCGCCCTTAACTGGGCACAGGCCGCCGCCCTGCCATTAACCGCGCTCACTGCGTGGGAAGCATTGTTCGAACACCTGAAAATTCAACAGGCTAGCGCGGGCCAAAACCTGCTTATCATCGGTGGGGCCGGTGGTGTCGGCTCATTAGCCATCCCTCTGGCCGCATTGCGCAGCCCAGTCAAAGTGATTGCGACCGCATCCCGCCCAGAGTCCGCCACCTGGTGTCTTGAACGCGGTGCCGACCTAACAGTGGATTATCGTGACCTGAAAGCGCAGCTAGCAAAAGAAGGTATCGATAAAGTCGATTATATTCTTTGCTTGAATGATACAGACGGTCACTGGCCCGCCATCAGTGAATTGATCGCCCCGCTGGGGCAAATCTGTACCATCGTGGAAAATGAAAAGCCGCTGGATCAAAATCAATTGAAACTAAAAAGTGCGGCCCTGCATTGGGAATTTATGTTCACTCGCAGCATGTTCTCTACACCGGATATCGCCCAGCAAGGCGAAATTCTAAAGCAGGTCAGTCAGTTGGTCGACGAGGGAAAACTGCACGGGACACTGAGTGAAACGCTGCATGGCCTGACAGTTGAAAATCTGCAAGCAGCCCACGCGCAAGTCGCCGGTGGGCATATGCAGGGCAAGATAGTTATTGCTTACTAA
- the serB gene encoding phosphoserine phosphatase: MSNSLTYCDLPAEIYQWPGLPLSLSGDEVMPLDYRAGHTGWLLYGRKLDKKRITHFQRQLGAAMVIVSAWCVEDYQVIRLAGSLTPRIKTLADDNGLDVAPLGAIPHLRTPGLLVMDMDSTAIQIECIDEIAKLAGVGEEVAAVTERAMQGELDFSASLRQRVATLKGADANILKQVRDELPLMPGLTSLVRKLQALDWHVAIASGGFTYYAEYLRDKLRLVEVAANELEIKDGKLTGKVLGPIVDAQYKADILLKLAEKLNIPIAQTVAIGDGANDLKMMQAAGLGLAFHAKPKVYAKAKVAIRHGDLLSVLCILTGSLKHEER; the protein is encoded by the coding sequence ATGTCTAATAGTCTGACCTATTGCGATCTTCCCGCAGAGATCTACCAATGGCCGGGTCTACCACTTTCACTCAGCGGTGATGAAGTTATGCCACTGGATTATCGTGCTGGTCATACAGGTTGGCTGTTATACGGCAGAAAACTGGATAAAAAGCGCATTACCCACTTCCAACGCCAATTGGGGGCGGCAATGGTGATTGTCTCCGCGTGGTGTGTGGAAGATTATCAGGTGATTCGCCTGGCGGGCAGCTTGACCCCCAGAATTAAAACCCTGGCCGATGACAATGGGCTGGATGTTGCGCCATTGGGCGCGATTCCCCATTTGCGCACCCCGGGTTTATTGGTGATGGACATGGATTCCACCGCCATCCAAATCGAATGTATTGATGAGATTGCCAAACTGGCCGGTGTCGGTGAGGAAGTGGCGGCCGTCACTGAGCGCGCTATGCAAGGTGAGTTGGATTTCTCGGCCAGTCTGCGCCAGCGCGTGGCGACCCTCAAAGGGGCTGATGCCAATATCCTCAAACAGGTGCGGGACGAATTGCCACTGATGCCGGGGCTGACCAGCTTAGTGCGCAAACTTCAAGCACTGGATTGGCATGTCGCCATTGCCTCCGGCGGTTTTACCTATTATGCCGAATACCTGCGTGACAAATTACGGCTGGTGGAAGTGGCGGCCAATGAGCTTGAAATCAAAGACGGCAAACTCACCGGCAAAGTGCTGGGGCCAATTGTTGATGCGCAATACAAAGCAGACATACTGCTCAAATTGGCGGAAAAACTGAATATCCCGATAGCGCAAACTGTGGCCATTGGTGATGGTGCCAATGACCTGAAAATGATGCAAGCCGCCGGTCTGGGCCTGGCCTTCCATGCCAAGCCGAAAGTTTATGCCAAAGCCAAAGTGGCTATCCGTCACGGCGATTTGCTGAGTGTGCTGTGTATCCTGACCGGCAGTCTTAAGCACGAAGAACGCTAA
- a CDS encoding YtjB family periplasmic protein, protein MAKAKLKFRLHRTAIVLICLALLVLLMQGASYFSLSHQLARSEQVEELAKTLARQVTFSLSSIMDTGDDDIDSQKVDAILQQLTQSSRILDASVYQIDGTLVASAGENVKVRDRLALDGKRPGSYFNHQIVELIPGKSGPTGFLRMTLDTHVLATESKQVDNTTNLLRLMILVALAVGIILARTLLQGRRSRWQQSPYLLTANTPVKEDESDDEPAELDKKREDVP, encoded by the coding sequence ATGGCGAAGGCCAAATTAAAATTTCGATTGCACCGTACCGCTATTGTGCTGATTTGCCTGGCATTGTTAGTCTTGCTTATGCAAGGTGCATCCTATTTCAGCCTCAGTCATCAACTGGCCCGTTCGGAGCAGGTTGAAGAACTGGCGAAAACACTGGCAAGACAAGTCACTTTCAGCCTGTCATCTATTATGGATACCGGTGATGATGATATTGACAGCCAGAAGGTCGATGCCATTCTCCAGCAATTGACTCAATCCAGCCGCATCTTGGATGCCAGTGTATATCAGATTGACGGAACGTTGGTTGCCAGTGCCGGAGAGAACGTCAAAGTGCGTGACCGGCTGGCTTTGGATGGCAAACGCCCCGGCAGTTATTTCAATCACCAAATTGTTGAACTGATCCCCGGTAAAAGCGGGCCAACTGGGTTTCTGCGCATGACACTCGACACCCACGTGCTCGCAACAGAATCCAAGCAAGTGGATAATACCACCAATTTGCTGCGGCTGATGATACTGGTGGCTTTGGCGGTGGGCATTATTCTGGCGCGGACTTTACTGCAAGGGCGCCGTAGCCGCTGGCAACAATCACCTTATTTGCTCACGGCCAATACGCCAGTGAAAGAGGATGAGAGTGATGATGAGCCCGCTGAATTAGACAAGAAACGCGAGGATGTCCCCTAA
- the deoA gene encoding thymidine phosphorylase, giving the protein MFLAQEIIRKKRDGQPLSEEEIRFFINGIRDNVVSEGQIAALAMTIYFHDMSMPERVALTMAMRDSGTVLNWKSLNLNGPLVDKHSTGGVGDVTSLMLGPMVAACGGYVPMISGRGLGHTGGTLDKLEAIPDFDIFPDDSAFRKIIQDVGVAIIGQTSSLAPADKRFYATRDITATVDSIPLITASILAKKLAEGLDALVMDVKVGSGAFMPTYQLSEDLAQAIVGVANGAGCKTTALLTDMNQVLASSAGNAVEVREAVRFLTGEYRNPRLLEVTMALCVEMLLSGGLAQDDADARAKLQAVLDNGKAAEVFGRMVAAQKGPSDFVERYDSYLPAAMLSKPVFAERPGIITAMDTRALGMAVVSLGGGRRRATDPIDYSVGLTDMARLGAHVDSQHPLTVIHANNEDDWQLAADAVRAAMTLGDKAPEETPVVYRRITE; this is encoded by the coding sequence CACTGGCGATGACCATTTATTTCCACGACATGAGCATGCCAGAGCGGGTTGCGCTCACGATGGCGATGCGCGATTCTGGCACGGTTCTGAACTGGAAGAGCTTAAATCTCAATGGCCCCTTGGTGGACAAACATTCCACTGGCGGTGTGGGGGATGTCACTTCCTTGATGCTCGGCCCTATGGTGGCGGCCTGCGGCGGCTACGTGCCGATGATTTCGGGCCGTGGTTTGGGTCATACTGGCGGCACCCTCGACAAGCTTGAAGCTATTCCTGATTTTGATATTTTTCCTGACGATAGCGCATTTCGCAAAATTATTCAGGATGTTGGCGTTGCCATCATCGGCCAAACCAGCTCATTGGCACCGGCGGATAAGCGCTTTTATGCCACCCGCGATATTACCGCCACGGTGGATTCCATCCCACTGATTACCGCCTCTATTCTGGCTAAAAAGCTGGCTGAGGGGCTGGATGCGCTGGTGATGGATGTCAAAGTGGGCTCGGGTGCTTTTATGCCGACTTATCAACTATCTGAAGATTTGGCGCAGGCGATTGTCGGTGTGGCCAATGGTGCGGGTTGCAAAACTACCGCATTGTTGACGGACATGAATCAGGTGTTGGCTTCCAGTGCCGGTAATGCGGTTGAAGTGCGCGAAGCGGTGCGTTTCCTGACGGGCGAGTATCGTAACCCGCGTCTGCTGGAAGTGACCATGGCGCTGTGTGTCGAAATGCTGTTGTCTGGTGGGTTGGCACAAGATGACGCCGATGCTCGCGCCAAGCTGCAAGCGGTATTGGACAATGGCAAAGCGGCGGAAGTCTTTGGCCGCATGGTGGCCGCGCAAAAAGGTCCGAGCGATTTTGTCGAGCGCTACGACAGCTACTTGCCCGCCGCGATGTTGAGCAAGCCGGTATTTGCTGAACGCCCCGGAATCATCACCGCCATGGATACCCGCGCCTTAGGTATGGCGGTGGTTTCCCTGGGCGGTGGCCGTCGACGGGCAACGGATCCGATTGATTACAGTGTAGGCCTGACCGATATGGCCCGTCTGGGTGCCCATGTTGACAGCCAACATCCCTTAACAGTGATTCATGCCAATAATGAAGATGATTGGCAACTGGCGGCAGATGCGGTTCGCGCAGCAATGACTTTGGGTGATAAAGCGCCGGAAGAAACCCCGGTGGTTTATCGCCGTATTACTGAATAA
- the nadR gene encoding multifunctional transcriptional regulator/nicotinamide-nucleotide adenylyltransferase/ribosylnicotinamide kinase NadR, with translation MLQFDYLKTAIKQKGCTLQQVADASGMTKGYLSQLLNDKIKSPSAQKLEALHRYLELEFPRREKKVGVVFGKFYPLHTGHIYLIQRACSQVDELHIILCFDEPRDRELFENSSMSQQPTVSDRLRWLLQTFKYQKNIHIHSFDEHGIEPYPHGWDVWSHGVKKFMAEKGIVPSFIYSSESQDAPHYREQFGIETILIDPERSFMNISGRQIRRDPFRYWDYIPTEVKPFFVRTVAILGGESSGKSTLVNKLANIFNTTSAWEYGRDYVFSHLGGDEMALQYSDYDKIALGQAQYVDFAVKYANKVAFIDTDFVTTQAFCKKYEGREHPFVQALIDEYRFDLVILLENNTPWVADGLRSLGSDRERKSFQTLLEQMLRSNNIEYVHVESADYDERFLRCVELVQQLLAADLQRLARPSVLAEARGGREVSKQ, from the coding sequence ATGCTGCAGTTTGATTATCTCAAAACAGCAATTAAGCAAAAAGGCTGTACCTTACAGCAGGTGGCCGATGCCAGCGGCATGACCAAAGGGTATTTAAGCCAGTTACTCAATGACAAAATCAAAAGCCCCAGTGCACAAAAGCTTGAGGCCTTGCACCGTTACCTTGAGCTAGAGTTTCCGCGTCGTGAGAAAAAGGTCGGTGTGGTGTTTGGTAAATTTTACCCACTGCATACCGGCCATATCTATCTTATTCAGCGCGCCTGTAGCCAGGTCGATGAGCTGCATATTATTCTTTGTTTTGATGAACCCCGTGATCGCGAGCTGTTCGAGAACAGTTCTATGTCACAGCAGCCAACTGTCAGTGACCGCTTACGTTGGTTGTTACAAACCTTTAAGTATCAGAAAAATATCCATATTCACTCATTTGATGAGCATGGCATTGAGCCTTATCCTCATGGCTGGGATGTGTGGAGCCATGGCGTGAAAAAATTCATGGCGGAAAAGGGGATTGTGCCGAGTTTTATCTATTCCAGTGAAAGTCAGGATGCACCGCATTATCGTGAACAATTTGGTATCGAAACCATTTTGATTGACCCCGAGCGCTCCTTTATGAATATCAGTGGCCGCCAAATCCGCCGTGACCCTTTCCGCTACTGGGATTATATCCCGACGGAAGTGAAGCCGTTTTTTGTGCGCACGGTGGCAATATTGGGTGGCGAATCCAGTGGAAAATCAACTTTAGTCAATAAGTTAGCCAATATTTTCAATACCACCAGTGCATGGGAATATGGCCGGGACTATGTTTTCTCTCATTTGGGTGGCGATGAAATGGCGCTGCAATATTCCGATTACGACAAAATTGCGCTAGGGCAAGCTCAATATGTTGATTTTGCAGTGAAATATGCCAATAAAGTGGCGTTTATTGATACTGACTTTGTCACCACGCAGGCATTTTGTAAGAAATATGAAGGGCGGGAGCATCCATTTGTTCAGGCGCTGATTGATGAATATCGCTTTGATCTGGTGATTTTGCTGGAGAACAACACGCCGTGGGTGGCTGATGGCTTGCGCAGCCTGGGCAGTGACCGTGAGCGCAAATCTTTCCAAACCTTACTCGAGCAGATGTTGCGCAGCAATAATATTGAATACGTTCATGTGGAGTCGGCGGACTACGACGAGCGCTTCTTGCGCTGTGTCGAACTGGTGCAACAGTTATTAGCCGCCGACCTACAAAGACTCGCCCGCCCATCAGTATTGGCTGAAGCACGGGGAGGGCGGGAAGTTAGTAAGCAATAA
- the radA gene encoding DNA repair protein RadA, producing MAKAPKRAFVCNECGADYPRWQGQCSACNAWNTITEMRLAAATSSARNERFGGYAGDAGVSRVQKLSDISLAELPRFSTGFLEFDRVLGGGVVPGSAILIGGNPGAGKSTLLLQTLCKLSENMKTLYVTGEESLQQVAMRAHRLGLPTAGLNMLSETSIEQICLIAEQEQPRLMVIDSIQVMHMADIQSSPGSVAQVRETAAYLTRFAKTRGVAIVMVGHVTKDGSLAGPKVLEHCIDCSVMLDGDGDSRFRTLRSHKNRFGAVNELGVFAMTEQGLREVSNPSAIFLSRGDEVTSGSSVMVVWEGTRPLLVEIQALVDHSMMSNPRRVAVGLEQNRLAILLAVLHRHGGLQMADQDVFVNVVGGVKVSETSADLALLMSLVSSLRDRPLPQDLVVFGEVGLAGEIRPVPSGQERIAEAAKHGFKRAIVPYANMPKKPLPNMQVFGVKKLADALAVLEDL from the coding sequence GTGGCTAAAGCACCAAAACGGGCATTCGTTTGTAATGAATGTGGCGCTGATTACCCGCGTTGGCAGGGGCAGTGCAGCGCCTGTAACGCATGGAATACCATTACTGAAATGCGGCTGGCAGCAGCAACATCCTCGGCCCGTAATGAGCGTTTTGGCGGCTATGCCGGTGATGCTGGCGTGAGTCGGGTACAGAAATTATCCGACATCAGTCTGGCAGAATTACCGCGTTTCTCCACCGGTTTTCTGGAATTTGACCGGGTGCTGGGCGGCGGAGTGGTGCCGGGCAGCGCCATACTGATTGGTGGGAATCCCGGGGCGGGGAAAAGTACCCTATTGCTGCAAACGCTCTGCAAACTTTCCGAAAACATGAAAACCCTGTATGTCACCGGCGAAGAGTCATTGCAGCAGGTGGCGATGCGCGCGCATCGTCTGGGGTTACCCACTGCTGGCCTGAACATGCTGTCTGAGACCAGTATTGAGCAAATTTGCCTGATTGCCGAACAAGAACAGCCCCGGCTAATGGTGATTGACTCAATCCAGGTGATGCACATGGCGGATATCCAATCGTCGCCGGGCAGTGTGGCGCAAGTGCGAGAAACCGCGGCTTATCTTACCCGCTTTGCCAAAACCCGTGGTGTCGCCATCGTGATGGTGGGCCATGTGACCAAAGATGGCTCGCTGGCGGGGCCGAAAGTCTTGGAGCACTGTATTGACTGCTCGGTGATGCTCGACGGCGATGGTGACTCGCGGTTTCGCACCTTACGTAGCCACAAAAACCGCTTTGGTGCCGTCAATGAATTGGGCGTATTCGCCATGACCGAGCAAGGTCTGCGCGAAGTCAGTAATCCGTCGGCGATTTTCCTCAGCCGTGGTGATGAAGTGACATCCGGCAGTTCGGTGATGGTGGTGTGGGAGGGAACTCGCCCGTTATTGGTTGAAATTCAGGCGCTTGTAGACCACTCGATGATGTCGAACCCGCGCCGGGTGGCCGTCGGTCTAGAGCAAAATCGGCTGGCAATTTTGTTGGCGGTATTGCACCGTCATGGTGGCTTGCAGATGGCGGACCAAGACGTATTTGTCAATGTGGTGGGCGGGGTGAAAGTCAGCGAAACCAGTGCTGACCTGGCCTTGCTGATGTCGCTGGTCTCCAGCTTACGTGACCGCCCGCTCCCCCAAGATTTAGTGGTATTTGGTGAGGTCGGGTTGGCCGGCGAGATTCGCCCAGTACCCAGTGGTCAGGAGCGTATTGCGGAGGCGGCCAAGCATGGTTTTAAACGCGCCATCGTCCCTTATGCCAATATGCCGAAGAAACCGCTGCCCAATATGCAGGTTTTTGGGGTGAAAAAGCTGGCCGATGCGCTGGCGGTGTTGGAAGATTTGTAG
- a CDS encoding LysR family transcriptional regulator has translation MFKQLQDMALFARVAECGSFTRAAAIVGLPKSSVSQRISQLEQNLGIRLINRTTRQLNLTFAGERYLVHCQEMLQAAERADLALQRLKDNPSGRLRISTPAGLGATLLARLATDFQRQYPDVVLEVLVSDTMVDLVEEGFDVALRTGKPQDSSLIGRRLGYAPRYLLASPAYLAQYPPLLHPRQLDTHRCIAHRAWQALILRRADEFYRWQLPALHVTDNLLYARECALSGGGVTLLPAFLSREVVASRQLIEVLPQWQAEGNELYLVYPSRKLNSPALSCFIDVVIGHPVFEDYVQGLEIS, from the coding sequence ATGTTTAAGCAACTTCAGGATATGGCGCTGTTCGCACGCGTTGCTGAATGCGGCAGTTTCACCCGTGCCGCTGCAATAGTGGGTTTGCCTAAATCTAGCGTCAGCCAGCGGATCAGCCAGTTAGAGCAAAACCTGGGGATTCGTTTGATCAATCGAACTACCCGGCAACTGAACCTGACTTTTGCCGGTGAGCGCTATCTGGTGCACTGTCAGGAGATGCTGCAAGCCGCCGAGCGCGCGGACTTAGCACTGCAACGCCTGAAAGATAACCCCAGTGGGCGCTTGCGTATTTCAACACCGGCGGGGCTGGGCGCAACCTTACTGGCGCGTTTGGCGACAGATTTTCAGCGGCAATACCCGGATGTGGTATTGGAGGTTTTAGTGTCGGATACCATGGTGGATTTGGTCGAGGAGGGCTTTGATGTGGCGCTGCGTACCGGCAAACCACAGGATTCGTCACTGATTGGCCGGCGGCTGGGGTATGCTCCTCGCTATCTATTGGCTTCCCCGGCTTATTTGGCTCAATACCCGCCCTTATTGCATCCGCGCCAACTGGATACTCATCGCTGCATCGCCCACCGGGCTTGGCAGGCACTGATTTTACGCCGTGCGGATGAGTTCTATCGCTGGCAGCTTCCCGCGCTGCATGTGACCGATAACTTGCTGTATGCCCGTGAGTGCGCGCTGAGTGGTGGCGGAGTGACACTGCTGCCCGCATTTTTGAGTCGTGAGGTGGTGGCAAGCCGCCAATTGATTGAAGTATTGCCGCAATGGCAAGCCGAGGGCAATGAACTGTATTTGGTCTACCCGAGCCGCAAGCTGAACTCCCCGGCACTGAGCTGCTTTATTGATGTGGTGATTGGGCACCCGGTATTTGAGGATTATGTGCAGGGGCTGGAAATATCCTAA
- the deoD gene encoding purine-nucleoside phosphorylase yields the protein MATPHINAEMGDFADVVLMPGDPLRAKFIAETFLKDVREVNNVRGMLGFTGTYKGRKISVMGHGMGIPSCSIYAKELITDFGVKKIIRVGSCGAVRADVKLRDVVIGMGACTDSKVNRLRFKDHDYAAIADFGMTRNAVDAAKAKGIDVRVGNIFSADLFYTPDPQMFDVMEKYGILGVEMEAAGIYGVAAEFGAKALTICTVSDHIRTGEQTTAAERQTTFNDMIEIALESVLLGDKE from the coding sequence ATGGCAACGCCACATATTAATGCTGAAATGGGTGATTTTGCTGACGTTGTACTGATGCCAGGGGATCCGCTGCGTGCGAAGTTTATCGCAGAAACCTTCCTGAAAGATGTGCGCGAAGTGAACAATGTGCGGGGCATGCTGGGTTTCACTGGCACATATAAAGGACGTAAGATCTCGGTAATGGGCCACGGTATGGGGATCCCATCTTGCTCGATTTACGCCAAAGAGCTGATCACTGATTTTGGCGTGAAGAAAATTATCCGTGTGGGTTCCTGCGGCGCGGTTCGTGCTGATGTTAAATTGCGTGATGTGGTGATCGGGATGGGGGCCTGTACGGATTCCAAAGTTAACCGCCTGCGTTTTAAAGACCACGACTATGCAGCCATTGCTGATTTCGGCATGACTCGCAATGCAGTGGATGCCGCAAAAGCTAAGGGAATTGACGTGCGCGTGGGTAACATCTTCTCTGCTGATTTGTTCTACACGCCAGACCCACAAATGTTTGATGTTATGGAGAAATACGGCATTCTGGGGGTCGAAATGGAAGCTGCTGGTATCTATGGTGTTGCGGCTGAGTTTGGTGCCAAAGCCCTGACTATTTGTACCGTATCTGACCATATCCGCACCGGTGAACAAACCACCGCCGCTGAGCGCCAAACCACCTTCAATGACATGATTGAGATTGCATTGGAATCAGTGTTACTGGGCGATAAAGAGTAA